TCTTTAAAGGATCTTGATTTATAACATTGTATTTTCTTAAAGAAACTCTTTATCAAAATTGTGCCTTCaaacatgcaaaaaaaaaaaaaattgtaaggAGTGGACTCGAATTTGAGTCTAAAAAGGGATGGATAATAATTTTACCAATTAgagatatatataattaaagtcGAGGAAGAGCTCAAATTTTCCTAAAAACTTATAtcttaaaccctaaattaaatACAATCGACCCTACGTAGAAgttaaaatttcataaactaGAATCAAATACAGTGTAAATTTCGAAGTTaaagatttaattatttaaaaaataagaatataaacaagaaaaataaaaaaacgtttttgaaaaaaactccaataaataataaaaacaataacaagGTTGGGTTAGATTATTTTGATTGGAGGAAGAAAGGAATTAAAACGTAAGAGAGTCCTACGTGGCAGGTTATGATTGGGAGAAAGCCAAGCTGGAAGCGGTGATTGGTCCGTTGAAGGGAAGAACACGTCGGCCGAGAGCGTAGTGAATAGGAAACTGGGAGTTGACTAGAAGACGATGACGAAGACGAAGCTCCGGAGAAAAACGAGTTGACtccttaattaattacacacACAACTTTAATATAGATAAAGTCATGAAAAAGATATACATTATGATGGAAGATTGataagaaaaatattatcttAAAAAACATCTTTTCAAAATCAACGAACAACTTAAAAAAGACATCAAAATATTACAAACTTTTACGGTAATTATATTAGGGCAATACTTTGGTAGATCTCGAGATATATCGTGTGTTTATAGgtttagttaaaatattttaaaaaagaaattaaaaaagttGTCATATGACTAATTATAATTGAACAATTTAGTGActaaatttatgaaaatgaatGCTACTCGAAATGTACTTCATTATGTTTTGTTACTCGGTTTCTTTATCTTGTGGTGCCAAATACGTATAATTAGTTTAAACAATGttgttttcttatattttcGATCTTGAAATAATCATGATTCACTTTATCATCACTCATGCAAGTCCGTATAACTTCTAATTACAAATTCACATCATCTTCAATGTTCTCACCAATCATTCCATTCACATGAAACACCATAATCGTTCGtattttttaataaagtttttaaattttcaatgttTTGGTTTATAATCTTCGCGTCCATGTGTTGTTCTATATTTATAGAATTTTGATTGATTCTATAGATAAGTGTTGTGAAGTcgacaaataaagaaaatagaaaaatataaaatagtgTAAAATCATCGCACATATTTACATGGTTTATTATCAATGTATTAACTTTGTCACGGGTAAAGAAAGAACAAttttcaagaataattcatAATATAACATGGAGGGTGGAGGGATAGAAAATTGATATAACACATCTCTCTAAACCCTAGAGTAAAACACATAAATAAAACAAAGATTAACAAAATACAAGACTTCGTATTTGGTCATTCGAAACGCCAGATAATATACTCAAAGTTTTCCAAATAATAAATTTAGGCTATATAAACATAAGGCAAGACAGAGAGTAACAATGACCTAAAACTTACTAAGAACTAAGTTTGGATTGAGTAAATTCTAAAATCAACGAGGTTCAAAGAAAATCATCCCCCATAAAAATCCAACAATGACCAAAATAGCTATGTGCACTCGAGCCAAAGATGGTTTTAGGTTGACCTCTCAAACGATGGTCAACGAAAGAGCGATacaaaaaaagttgaaaaatactGATCCAAGAATGAAGTGTGAGCATGATAGCTTGAAAAATTGAACCGATCAACTTTCGAAGGTAATTGGTCGAAGATAAGGAAGAGTTTGGTCGGTTTTCGATTTAGGAAAATTTCAAACcgacaatattttttaaaaaaattcaaaggctTAAACCGACTGAAACTATCAATCGGTCAGTTTGTACTTTTTCATGATTGGAGTCAATTTGAATATTTACTAAACCGATCGTAATCGATTCGATAGTAGATTgtatgaaaaaaaatgattacGATCGATCGATGCATACTCCTATATCGATTTATCACATCTCACATGAGATTAGCAAAATAGCCGACTCGACATATAGAGTTCAGATGGCTAATTTGGTTAAAGAGTTGTGGGTCAGCAAAAAAAGGTGGCTTTCCACTTTTGGAAAAGCCCATCTTAGGGTTTATAGAAGTGAAAGACCAAACATGGGCTGTTTTTTTTGTGTTCCCATAAAATTTGCATTATTAttaatactaatttattttctttcgtAAAATTATGACCTTTTTGCAAACAATTACCTTGAGTGCTTCTATAAGATCAaataacaagaaaaagaaaaataaatgtgaTCGATAGAACAATGGTAAATTAGGTTCTAGAGAATTCGATTCTTTTTCTCAACCCATAGCTAATATTTAAGTTTAGGGTTTTAGAAACTTTTTGTAATCACTTCATTTCATGCTTATTTCATCCCAAAGCGGCTTTTTATTTCATTATACTTAACGTATATTCCAATTTCATTCATTTAATTTCCATGTGGTGTCATTGTGACAAAATGTATTGTTTCTAGTCTATTTGTTTCTATTtccatatgtatatatatatggaaaaaaattaaaaaatcattATATAATAATTCCATAAATTGAAATGCTACTAACAATTTAGCCATAGTACTTCAAACTCGAGCATCTCAACCTTAGATATTACAAGTAGCGACTCAACGTTATAACACTACATATATCTAGTCGCTTGATTCTTCTTGAAATGACCTAAAATGTATGCATTTCTCACATCTCATTAACTACAAAATGAACCAACAATGTTAAAAGAACAACCATATTCAAGCTATAAAAAAATCTCTAACTTACCTTTGTGGATTAAAACACGATTCAAAAGTTTTCTACCTCCCTATGTTGGTGCTATAATTGAAATTTCAAGACCAACTCGAGCATATGATATGAGACATATGCACTTATAGAAGTGAGTGGCGGCGACGGTGAAGTTGGGCCATTTTCATTCCAAACAATCACCTCAGTTTCTATGGTTTTTATCGTATACACTCTGAGTTTCGACTTGGTGTTTTGAGGCGTATGATCAGGTCATTTGGTTACCGCCTAAAGCTACCATGTTCATCTTTCAGAGCGCATTACAACTATTGTGCTACAAAAAGCAATCTTTGTTATCACTTCTCTGCACAGACTGCTCTGCCTCAGCAATGGACGACGAGTATCGGCGACCCACCGAGGCCAGAGTTCGATTCTCATTCCTATGCTGCTCTGCTCCAAGACTGTATCCAAAGCGGTGATTTAAATTTAGGAAAGCTCATTCATTGTAAGATTGTGAAAGAAGGTGGTTGTTTGGACTTGTTTGCTTTCAATGTTCTTCTCAATGCTTATGTGAAACTTGGGTTGTTGTCCGATGCCAGAAAGGTGTTCGATGAAATGCCGGAGAAAAATACTGTTTCATTTGTGACGCTAATTCATGGGTATGCGCAGTCTAATAAATTCATTGAGGCATTTGAGTTATTTGCTAGACTACACGGTGAAGGTCATGAGCTCAATCCGTTTGTTTTCACTACTGTTTTGAAGTTGCTTGTTAGTATGGAATGGGCGGAATTGGGACGTATTGTCCATGGTTGTGTACTTAAAGTTGGATATGGTTCTAATACTTTTATTGGGACTGCTCTTATCGATGCTTACTCTGTTTCTGGTTGTGTTAGTATGGCTAGAGAAGTATTTGATGGGATTAGTTGTAAGGATATGGTATCTTGGACTGGGATGATTGCTTCTTATGCCGAAAATGATTGTTTCTCTGAAGCTTTGGAATTCTTCTCACAGATGAGGGTAGCTGGATTCAAGCCAAACAATTTTACTTTTGCTGGTGTGCTTAAGGCCTGTCTTGGCCTGCAGAATTTTGATGCAGGGAAGACGGTTCATTGTTctgttttaaaaacaaattatgaGCGAGATCTTTATGTAGGAGTTGGGCTACTTGAACTGTACACTAGGTGTGGTGATAATGATGATGCTTGGCGAGCGTTTGGGGATATGCCTAAAAACGATGTGATTCCATGGAGTTTCATGATTTCAAGATTTGCGCAAAGTGGTCAATCTGAAAAGGCTTTGGAAATTTTTTGTCAAATGAGGAGAGCTTTTGTTACACCCAATCAATTTACATTTTCTAGTGTGCTGCAAGCTTCTGCAGCCATGGAgagtttagatttgagtaaaaCAATCCATGGACATGCACTTAAGGCTGGACTATCTACTGATGTGTTTGTATCCAATGCCCTTATGGCTTGCTATGCTAAATGTGGGTGTATTGAACAATCTATGGAACTATTTGAGGCATTATCAGACAGAAATGATGTTTCTTGGAACACAATTATTGTAAGCTATGTGCAGTTGGGTGATGGGGAGAGGGCATTGAGTCTGTTTTCCAACATGCTTAGATACCAAGTGCAGGCAACTGAAGTGACTTACTCTAGCATCCTCCGTGCTTGCGCTACTCTTGCTGCCTTAGAACTTGGACTTCAGGTTCATTGCTTGACAGCTAAAACCATCTATGGCCAAGATATTGCTGTTGGTAATGCTTTGATAGATATGTATGCCAAGTGTGGTAGCATTAAAGATGCTCGTTTTATGTTTGACATGTTGGATCTACGAGACAAAGTATCCTGGAATGCTATTATCTGTGGATATTCTATGCATGGTCTAGGAGTGGAGGCAATAAAAATGTTTAATCTTATGAAAGAAACAGAGTGCAAACCGGACGAGTTGACTTTTGTTGGTGTCTTGTCAGCCTGTAGTAACACTGGCCGGTTAGATGAAGGAAAACAGTATTTTACTTCTATGAAACAGGATTATGGGATTGAACCATGTATGGAGCATTATACCTGTATGGTGTGGCTTATGGGGAGGTCAGGTAATCTTGATCAGGCCGTGAAATTTATTGAAGATATCCCTTTTGAGCCCAGTGTAATGATTTGGCGTGCTTTACTTGGGGCTTGTGTAATTCACAATGATGTTGAATTGGGAAGAATTTCTGCTCAGCGCGTGCTTGAGTTGGAACCTCGAGATGAAGCAAGCCATGTATTATTGTCCAACATCTATGCAAGGGCGAGAAGGTGGGGTAATGTGGCTTATGTTAGAAAGcatatgaaaagaaaaggagtaAAGAAGGAGCCTGGATTAAGTTGGATTGAGAACCAGGGTAATGTTCATTGTTTCACCGTGGCTGATACTTCGCATGCTGACCTGAAGTTAATCAATGGGATGCTTGAATTTTTAAACATGAAAACCAGGAAGGCAGGGTATTCTCCTCATCTTAATGCTGTACTACTTGATGTGGAAGATGATGAGAAGGAGCGTCTCCTTTGGTTACACAGTGAAAGATTAGCCTTGGCTTTTGGTCTGGTTAGGATGCCCGCTGGATGCCCGATTCGCATAATTAAAAATCTCCGTATTTGTGTTGATTGCCATTCTGTAATTAAGTTAATATCGAAGATTGTTGGGCGTGTTATTATTGTTAGAGACATGAATCGTTTTCATCACTTTGAGAATGGGTCATGCTCTTGTGCTGACTACTGGTGACCAAAACTTACTTCATTCACGTGGTGCATTTAAATTGAATCACCTAATAAGGAATAACTTGCGAAATTCAAGGTAACTTGTCAACCAGAACTCCTATGGTAGACTAGTATCCGTTAAAAATATCATGGcaagaagataaataatacacacacacacacatgcATACACCATAACCGTAAAGAGTAATGCTGATGTTAAGATATGTCAATTGCAGGTTGCCTATATATGCTGGtagtaaaatattaatatatgaGAACGAAGATGACCTAAATAAGGTGTTCAATACGAGGCAAGAAACAGGTATGGTTGTTCGTCTTTCTGTTTGGTTATCGAgaaactttgaggaaggaatGGACAAATGGGGAAAAAAGTGAAGGTAGCTATATGGATTGTTCAAATTTGTTACTTTCCAAACTCAAGATAACTTTAAAGGGATGGATAGTTTGGGTGTTGAAATTTTTATATCTATACTTAAGCATATTCATAAATGAGAGAAAGCTCTTCGTGTCTGGTAGTTTTAGAGATTGgagaatggaagaagaagattaaGATGGTATTGAAGAAGAGAGGGACAAAAGAGGAAAAATGGAGAAGTCTTAGACCATAAGTTTAAGTAGAGGAGAGAGGAAATGGAAGAGGGAGATGACGAGGTGTAAATAAACAATTTAATTATGttcatatattataaaaataggACCATTTTTTAAgtgcttttattttatttttctggAGGGTAAAGATGTTAATGCAACTTTTATAAGTTTAGCGGCACCTACTATTCAAACGAGACACAAAGTTCATGGGTCTTAGATAATGATTTTCATCTATATACTAATGGTTTGGAAACTTTTGACCCCTTTCTGGAAGTTTTAAGGGGTATTATTACAACATTTAAAAGTTCTTTGACAAATATTTTCCGATTATCACAGTGGAATCAACACAACCAACTTCTGATACAAATAGATATCAACTATCATAAAATAAAGAAgacaagaagaaagagaaagggaCAACCAAATTTATAGTTTACCAATGAAGTCTAAATTCACGGTGCAGGGTGGGCTTAATCCTTTATACCTCACAATGGCAATAACATACTACAAAAATGGTGAAGAATGCCTAGCCATCAAGCTCTAGCTAGAGCTCTCTTATGGAAGGAATCGAGGAAGAAGACCGCATCCCCTCTCTCTTGCACCCTCGATATCTAAAACTCACACCAAACCCCACTCTCAAGGTAGCCTTTTGTCTTTCAGCAAATTTTCATTTCTCTTCTACTGGAGTTTGTTGAAGAGGCTAACATGATGTGGAATTAGAATAATTAACCACCCCTTGTTCAGTCAAAACGAGTTCCCTGAACTAGGATGTTCAATGAATTTGTGGGAACTCTAGTCTTTAGTTAGTGATATATTAGGGTAACTTGAATGGATATTAGAAGGGGTATATTAGTAAGTATCGTGTAAGTTTGTTAGGGTTTTTAGTTATAAATAGAGGGAGTGGCCTTGGGAGAAGAAGGTACAAAGAGTTTTTCCTTTGAAGAATTTGGAAAGACTAGCCCTTCGAAAGACTAGGTTATCTTGTTACTTTTCTTATGACATTACAACAAATTTCCATACAGTTCCCATATTTGAGTGTTTCCTTGTTAGGTGGGATCCTAACAGAGTTTAAGTAGGCGAATAGTGATTAATTGCATAAACTATTTCATTTTGGCATGGACTTCGACATCTAGCTAGGACTTCAAATCACCATCTCAAATCAAATATCCAGTAATAAAGAGGCTATAAAAATAAACTAACCATGTACCTCTGTTCAACAGCTTTAAACAGCATTAGCCAAAACTTAACTTAGGTCACGAAGAACCAAAGATATCGAAGTCTCAAACCTGTCATGGATTTTGTGAACATATCAACGTGATTATTCTCAAAGGCCATCTTTTCAAGCCTCTATCTTCACATTTGTCTTATCCATAATATTTGATATCAATTTGTTTGATTGTGCCTGGTACTTTTGACTGTTACAATGGGTTATAAGTTCCAAAATATCCTCAAGCATATAAGAAACTACTCCCTTCAGCCAAATAACTCCTTTAACAAATTTAGAGCGTTACATACTCTAATTCAGTGATTCAGTGGTAGGTAGAGCCCCTACTGGCTAAAGAGAGATCTCCAATCCTTAGTGTTACCATATAGCTTAAACGCAAAGGAAGTTATAGACCTCTTATAATCCACAGATCCTTCTAAACAATGTACTTTGGGGCTCTTAACCGTGTGAATTAAACCACAATCCTTGGTGCCCTTTCACATAGCTTAGGATCCATTCTACAACTTCCCATACTTTTCAGGACAACCCATAAACTTGCTAACCACACTAATAATACCAACCACTACTAGATATAGAAGAGTTTATGTTGCATTGTACATTAAGCATCCCACCTAAGAAGCAAAGATAAAATAGGAAACATGGACATGACTACACTCATTTTTTTAAAGTCTAAGATACAAGCACGAAAAAGATAAgtgtattaaatatatattatttgctTACAAGAATATATGTTTAATACAAATGCTTTTAACAAGTGATCGAGGCATGTCTCACAATTTCTTGtcataaaaaaacaaatttcacTAATGTATGAAATTTGCAAAAGAGGCCAAAGCCCATGCCAAAGGAGTTACAAAAGAGATCTCGAATTGGACAAAAGGAAAGAAAGGGTGTCAATTTAAAAGATGTTTTGCATTACACCAACTCATAGCATGAAAGATAATGAGCTAAAAAAAACTACCAAAAGAACTTCCCTTGTTGAAAAGAGGATTGTTCCTCTCCTTCCAAGTAATCCATAAGAAAGCACGAATCAAATGCATCCATATAAGCTTCTTGCTTTTGTTAAAAGGATGACCGATGAAGATGTATATAAGAGCACTTTCAATGTTAATCAGGGAGCAATGTACAAGCTAAAGGAAGAGAACATCTCTTTCTAAAATCTCTTCAGCAAAAAGACAATGGATAAAGAGGTGACTTGTGGATTCCTGTCCAGACTTGCACATAGGATACCGTGAAGGAGAGAGGGCCATGTGGGGGAAGCGTCCTTAACAAATGTTGGACTTACTTTGGACTTTGTTCAAATAGTGTTTAAGATATATATTGCACTAACAAGCATTCAGTATGTATCTAACAAATGTCAAAGTGATCAAGTGTTGACATGGACACATACATACTAGCTAAATTAAGGTGTTTGTATTTCTTAGCTTACCATAGTACTTGAGTAAGGAATCTTGAATCTGTATTACTAAACTCTTAACTTGAAAGGGCCAAAAAAGACTTTTATAGAGTTTACGACATCTAGAGACCTTTTGAATTACTTATCAAGATAATTTTGTtgtaatttataaataattttctaGTAACTGTACCTTTGAAGATGTCCATTCTAACTGGGCCAAGATTTTTCATATCAAAGTCTTTACTTAGTTCAACCATTAGATCAACTCAGTATTTCTTTGAAGATTTATGCTAGTTCCTTGGTTATAAGGTTAATTTGATCATATCTAGTGTAGGTTAATAACTATTCGCTATCTATCTATTATTAGTTGAATAATTGATAGTCAGTCAAGTGTGGATTCAATCCTCTTTATTTAACCAATTGAATTATGCTCGGTTTGTTATCAAACTCATACGATTAGAATTAGTGTTCCATGGAAAACCAGCTTGAGGGTAACTAATGTctcatattttcttattaatAAAGTGTCGACATCATATAATATAATAGGTTGGTAAATGTGTAATTATGTGTTTACATTACATATATACTTGTACGTGGCCAAAACTTTATCGAGTTGTGTGGGAATTGGGAAGGTTAAAATGATAAGAGTAGGAAACTATCTTATCAATTGAAAGTGATGTTTCCCATTCCCATTATTACTATGCATTTCTTGATATTCGAGTAGAAGAATTGACTATAGAAATTACCTTtagatcttttttatttttgcatATGTTATGTTATGTTTGATATTGTGTTAAAAAACTACAAAGAAAAAAGCTTACCTCAAGCTAGAGTACATTTAATACACACATGTACTTACGTATGTATATGCATTTGTTAAATGACAGTTTTAAAGTCTATATTATATGTTAATATCTAATAGATTTCTAAACTATAAAATGTATTTAAgagcattttcaaatatagcaaaatagatcggaatatttacaaactattgcaaaattttagattttatcaatgatatgATAGAcgttgatagacttctatcagtgTCTATTATTATCAACTGTACTTTCAACCCATCAACATTAGGATGAAGTAAATTGTTGTTTTTAAACAATATACATTTTTGGAGTTCTGTTGCTATATAACTCACGATTTTGTGGGCAACTTCAAAGTGAATTGATCCTAGTAAGTGCACTAATTGACATGCCTCTTGTTCATTGTAAAAGTGATATCTGAATACGTGTGAAGACAAAACTTTTTAGCAATTATCTTAGACTCATCCTTAAAAATTGGGATACAATTGTGAGTATTTTCTCCGAAGTGGCCAATTTTAAGTTCACATTACTTCTAAGATGTTATGGGCAACTTGACTAGTGAAGAAATCAAAAGCTTTTAACTACTTTTCCTAATCATTCAAGGTATTcttgatcttggagattgtttAAGCCTACATTAGAAATTTCTTTATCAGAGATTATGTTGTTCTTCAGGAGATCATCAATTTCAACCTGGTGCTGAGCTTATAAACAGTGCTTTCTTTCAAGGATGACTCttagtttgttttatttaattgtaTTTTGCTTCTTTGATTGACACttagctatatatatatatatatatatatatatatatatatatgctatgTCTTCACATTAATGAAATGAGCAGAGTTTATTTACAATTGgtgtaataatttaaaaatactaTAAGAAGTTCATTAATTTTAACAACTAAGAGTAAAAGTGATCTTCTAGGGAATCCAATCTAACAAATGTACTTCATTAGATTCTCTTGCAATTAGTTTGACTTCTTTTGCAAATCTATTATTTTCCATTTAGAATACAAGTAGAGCTATTGATCTTGTCCATGACAAACTATATGTGTTTAGACTTCTCTtcaatatatgattattgtaAAATTAAAAGTTCTATGTCTATTTGACAATTTTTATACGAGAAGATCCAAAATATTAAGCATATtataaatgaaaatgaaatatgaaacaattaaagcaaaatcaatatttttgtttgattgaGCCTAAAATCAAGGAGGTATAATGAAAAAAGGAATACAACTATTGACCAAAATCAAGAGAAGTGTAAATGAAAAGTTGAATAGAATTGGATAGTAGAGCAAATTCAATCTTTGAATGTTTTTAATTACATGCATTTCCATAtggaagaaaagggaaaaacaaGAAAGTGAAGGCTCATCCACCATTTTGATTTACTTGGAACCTTCCCCTATAAGATATATAGGTTGTGTTGACTTCATTGGATGTGTTTTTAGACAGTAGAAAACAATTTTTGTTCCAATTCTCTTCTAAAAAGGAAGataaagagagggaaaaaaaaaaaaaaaaccctaaaatgaCATATGAGATGTTTGTTCACCTtcttgttttcaattttttttttgttgacatCTAGTGAAATATTAAACCGTCTTATCTCGAGATTTGAATATCGGTTGATATTGATCAAAATGTAGACGATACCATATCTTTGCATAAGCCTATTCCTTTCCTATCTTTGTCAATAGGCTTGAAAGAGTGATGCCAACTTAATATGTCAGTCAAAAAATGTTGTGCACATCAGTAAAATATATTGTACCTTTTAGTTCACCAATTTTTTTTTGGTAAGGGGATGTGCTCTAAAGACTCAATTATGATTTGATTTCTTAGACTTtcatatatttgttttgttttctaatttcatttttgttaattatatatatatatatatatatatatatatatatatatatatatatataataatatcaACTTTTGTCTCTTAAGATTTGATTTGATGATTCTATATACTTACTCTttagtttttcatttttaatggTATATTTTACATCTATTATTCTCCATAATATTTATTACATGACCaaatacaataaatatatacacatatattttCCTTCTGTATTTTTCATATATCTGATATATATACTAATTAACTATTGAATGTGAAAgagaattcaaatttgatctttTCTAACGTGTTCTCGTGGATTAGCAACTTTGATGTATCATAAAATTGAAATCTCGTTATCTATATCAACTTCGATATTATATTCCATGCTCAACAGGTATGATAACTTCAATAATAATGTCATACTATTGGTGTATATATATGTCCAACTCATTCACCAACTTCAAGTTTTACAAATACTCGACCCGGACAAGATGTAGACTTTTGAACTCTACTCTTGCCAACCCTATATCTTTAGGGGTGTTTTTGTGACACTCTCACATGATGATAGATCTAAAGCTTGGctacttaatatatatatatatatatatatatatatatatatatatatatatatatatacatgtgcAAATTGTTTAAAGAGAAGTTCTTGAAGTAAAGTTGATTGTAATTGCAAACACAGCCATTCCATATAGTACTAATTGTTGCAAATTTAATGGATGGAAATAATGAGACAAGAGGGAGAAAAGATATATGGTGGGATTGTGTTGGGAAGACTCTTCTTATATTTGAAGTCAGGTGTATGAGTGAGATAGATGATTTTGTCATTGAAAAAAAAGTGAAATGAGAGAAATATAGAGATGAAGTTTTCTTTTAAGTAGTCTGAGGATATTATATTCTCTTTGTTCGTTCGTTATTAACTCTTTTGGATACCAAATTCCTTGCATCATTTTTAAAAGGATgttcatatttttgttttcataatTCTATTATAGATCAATTCAACCGCATAAACATTGTATCAATATTTTTCTCAAAAGTTTTAAAGTATCGAGACTACGTGACATTTTCGTCGACAACGTCGAAAATAATACTTTTCACGATGCAACATTTAATATGGCTATAACAAAACCACTTGCAAAAATCCTAAATGATGAGGCTACATGTGGTGATGATTGTAGAGTGGAAGAAGGCAACATAAAAAGGAATAGTTAGGGTTTGATGGCATGCAGTATATATGAGGAACCCTTTTTTACATTATATTCTCTATGTTCAtcacctctttcttttacttaatttcaattgaaagaaaaaaagaaaatttatttatCCAAATATCTTAAGCTTTGTCATGCCTCAGACGAATTAAAGTTCTTTTATCATCAACCAAACAACTAGATTAATTACTTCATTCaatcatacatatatatatatatatatatatatatatatgtaattctAAACGACTTGTCTCTACTTTAGGCCAAATTCTAGTAAGGCATTTCTAAATTTATTTGATAGAAATGGAAAAGTATGGTCTAAAAATGGAGTTGATATAAGTTGCTTTGTATAAGTATTAATTATTTCACATGCCAGGCACTTTTTTCTTGGTCCAATTCACCACTTTCTTTTAATTTACCATCATCACATTTTGTCCAATCATAGTAAAAACACTCTCATTCAATAAACATGTTACAAGTTGTTGATGGTAAGAACTAATAAAATTGcatttttaaactttaaagacatggttattttttttcttgaaaaaccAATATAAGAATATGATTTTTAATAATGTTTAATTAAGACctacaaaaacaaagaaaagaaaagatttaaTATCAAAACTAAAAATGCAAGTTCTATAGAACGGTAAGATTAAGTTAAAGTTTAGATTACCTCACTAGTTACGACGATATGTTTATAGAGAAATT
This region of Cucumis melo cultivar AY chromosome 7, USDA_Cmelo_AY_1.0, whole genome shotgun sequence genomic DNA includes:
- the LOC103494622 gene encoding putative pentatricopeptide repeat-containing protein At5g13230, mitochondrial yields the protein MIRSFGYRLKLPCSSFRAHYNYCATKSNLCYHFSAQTALPQQWTTSIGDPPRPEFDSHSYAALLQDCIQSGDLNLGKLIHCKIVKEGGCLDLFAFNVLLNAYVKLGLLSDARKVFDEMPEKNTVSFVTLIHGYAQSNKFIEAFELFARLHGEGHELNPFVFTTVLKLLVSMEWAELGRIVHGCVLKVGYGSNTFIGTALIDAYSVSGCVSMAREVFDGISCKDMVSWTGMIASYAENDCFSEALEFFSQMRVAGFKPNNFTFAGVLKACLGLQNFDAGKTVHCSVLKTNYERDLYVGVGLLELYTRCGDNDDAWRAFGDMPKNDVIPWSFMISRFAQSGQSEKALEIFCQMRRAFVTPNQFTFSSVLQASAAMESLDLSKTIHGHALKAGLSTDVFVSNALMACYAKCGCIEQSMELFEALSDRNDVSWNTIIVSYVQLGDGERALSLFSNMLRYQVQATEVTYSSILRACATLAALELGLQVHCLTAKTIYGQDIAVGNALIDMYAKCGSIKDARFMFDMLDLRDKVSWNAIICGYSMHGLGVEAIKMFNLMKETECKPDELTFVGVLSACSNTGRLDEGKQYFTSMKQDYGIEPCMEHYTCMVWLMGRSGNLDQAVKFIEDIPFEPSVMIWRALLGACVIHNDVELGRISAQRVLELEPRDEASHVLLSNIYARARRWGNVAYVRKHMKRKGVKKEPGLSWIENQGNVHCFTVADTSHADLKLINGMLEFLNMKTRKAGYSPHLNAVLLDVEDDEKERLLWLHSERLALAFGLVRMPAGCPIRIIKNLRICVDCHSVIKLISKIVGRVIIVRDMNRFHHFENGSCSCADYW